A region from the Altererythrobacter sp. H2 genome encodes:
- a CDS encoding HNH endonuclease: MLRQAWLTMPDETCWLCGRPFDTLMQAHHPVPKAKKGRGTVPVHPICHKAIHANFTNGELARIGDDRARLLENAALAKFVEWVANKPPDFHAPTR; encoded by the coding sequence TTGCTTCGCCAGGCCTGGCTCACCATGCCGGATGAAACCTGCTGGCTGTGCGGGCGCCCGTTCGACACGCTGATGCAGGCGCATCATCCCGTGCCAAAGGCCAAGAAGGGCAGGGGCACCGTGCCGGTCCACCCGATCTGCCATAAGGCGATCCACGCCAATTTCACCAACGGTGAGCTCGCTCGCATCGGGGATGACCGCGCGCGATTGCTGGAAAACGCCGCACTGGCGAAATTCGTCGAGTGGGTGGCAAACAAACCGCCCGATTTCCACGCGCCGACCCGCTGA
- a CDS encoding prolyl oligopeptidase family serine peptidase → MTHTAPLAAQQTGENVASTPVAEADVDPYIWLEEARSEEALAWVKAENERTMDLLAKDPRFEQLKAEALAIFDSEDRIPFVSIRPDGLYNFWQDKANPRGLVRKTTLASYRTDKPEWEIVLDVDALAKAEGKEWVYQGSTCLPPEQRMCMIALSDGGKDATVLREFDMVTKSFVEGGFELPESQGNIQWIDRDTLLVTRNFDTSLQTESEYPFTTRVWKRGQSIDQAQEIFRGSPKDVWSGASLLRDGKAVIHGMTAFRAVSFHETEYYFQKDGDWLRLDIPLKASPYGIVDGHILFSTDVDWETQGQTFPADSLVAVDLEAFKADPNGAKKTLVWAPADRQTKQGATVTSESLYVNLLDNVRGKVVKFDFADGKWVQSPVDLPENATIAIAASSDERDEVMFTVTDFLNPSRLFYRDGTDATAEVLKTSPSYFDKAGAEVVQYEATSKDGTKIPYFVVKPKGMKLDGTAPTLLTGYGGFQVPRLPAYLGTTGKLWLERGGVYVLGNMRGGGEFGPNWHQTAIRENKQRTWDDFIAIGDDLVARKITSPQHLGIQGGSQGGLLVGTAFTQRPDLFGAAIVQIPLFDMLRYHLIGRGASWIGEYGDPRIPEQRAWIEPYSPYQKLVAGVDFPAPFLWASTADDRTHPAHARKGAARLKELGQPYYYYEETTGGHSGGVDNEQRAQLQALQFVYLLQRLGGSAGGE, encoded by the coding sequence TACAGCCCCCCTCGCCGCCCAGCAGACAGGAGAAAACGTGGCCTCCACCCCCGTCGCCGAAGCAGACGTCGATCCCTACATCTGGCTGGAGGAAGCCCGCAGCGAGGAAGCGCTCGCCTGGGTCAAGGCCGAGAACGAGCGGACCATGGACCTGCTGGCGAAGGATCCGCGCTTCGAGCAACTGAAGGCCGAAGCGCTGGCGATCTTCGACAGCGAAGACCGTATCCCGTTCGTCTCGATCCGCCCTGACGGCCTGTACAATTTCTGGCAGGACAAGGCGAACCCGCGCGGCCTCGTCCGCAAGACCACGCTCGCCAGCTACCGCACCGACAAGCCCGAGTGGGAGATCGTGCTCGATGTCGATGCCCTGGCCAAGGCCGAGGGCAAGGAATGGGTCTACCAGGGCTCGACCTGCCTGCCGCCCGAACAGCGGATGTGCATGATCGCGCTGAGCGACGGCGGCAAGGACGCGACCGTGCTGCGCGAATTCGACATGGTCACGAAGTCGTTCGTGGAAGGCGGCTTCGAACTGCCGGAAAGCCAGGGCAACATCCAGTGGATCGACCGCGACACGCTGCTGGTCACCCGCAACTTCGACACGTCGCTCCAGACCGAGAGCGAGTATCCCTTCACCACCCGCGTGTGGAAGCGCGGCCAGTCGATTGATCAGGCGCAGGAAATCTTCCGCGGCTCGCCCAAGGACGTGTGGTCCGGCGCCAGCCTGCTCCGCGACGGCAAGGCCGTGATCCACGGCATGACCGCCTTCCGCGCGGTCAGCTTCCACGAAACCGAGTACTATTTCCAGAAGGATGGTGACTGGCTGCGGCTCGATATCCCGCTCAAGGCATCGCCTTACGGTATCGTTGACGGGCACATCCTGTTTTCGACCGATGTCGACTGGGAAACACAAGGCCAGACTTTCCCGGCGGATTCGCTCGTCGCGGTCGATCTGGAGGCGTTCAAGGCCGACCCCAACGGTGCGAAGAAGACCCTCGTCTGGGCCCCGGCTGACCGCCAGACCAAGCAGGGCGCAACCGTCACTTCGGAAAGCCTCTACGTCAACCTGCTCGACAATGTGCGCGGCAAGGTGGTGAAGTTCGACTTCGCCGATGGCAAATGGGTGCAGAGCCCGGTCGACCTGCCGGAGAACGCCACCATCGCCATTGCCGCCTCGTCCGACGAGCGCGACGAGGTGATGTTCACCGTCACCGACTTCCTCAACCCCTCGCGCCTGTTCTACCGCGATGGCACCGATGCAACCGCGGAAGTGCTGAAGACCTCGCCCTCGTACTTCGACAAGGCCGGGGCTGAAGTGGTCCAGTACGAAGCGACCAGCAAGGACGGGACCAAGATCCCCTACTTCGTGGTCAAGCCCAAGGGCATGAAGCTGGATGGCACCGCGCCGACCCTGCTGACCGGCTACGGGGGCTTTCAGGTCCCCCGCCTGCCCGCCTACCTTGGCACCACCGGCAAGCTGTGGCTGGAGCGTGGCGGGGTCTATGTGCTCGGCAACATGCGCGGCGGCGGCGAGTTCGGGCCGAACTGGCACCAGACCGCAATCCGCGAGAACAAGCAGCGGACCTGGGACGATTTCATCGCGATCGGTGACGACCTGGTGGCGCGCAAGATCACCAGCCCGCAGCATCTCGGTATCCAGGGCGGCAGCCAGGGCGGCCTGCTGGTCGGCACCGCCTTCACCCAGCGGCCGGACCTGTTCGGCGCGGCGATCGTGCAGATCCCGCTGTTCGACATGCTGCGCTACCACCTGATCGGACGCGGGGCATCGTGGATCGGCGAATATGGCGACCCGCGCATTCCGGAACAGCGCGCCTGGATCGAGCCCTACTCACCCTACCAGAAGCTGGTCGCGGGCGTGGACTTCCCCGCGCCGTTCCTGTGGGCCTCCACCGCTGACGACCGCACCCACCCGGCGCACGCGCGCAAGGGCGCGGCACGGCTCAAGGAACTGGGCCAGCCATACTACTATTATGAAGAGACCACCGGCGGCCATTCGGGCGGGGTGGATAACGAACAGCGCGCACAGTTGCAGGCGCTCCAGTTCGTCTACCTGCTCCAGCGACTCGGCGGGTCGGCAGGCGGCGAGTAA